In Yarrowia lipolytica chromosome 1F, complete sequence, a genomic segment contains:
- a CDS encoding uncharacterized protein (Compare to YALI0F19140g, no similarity) has protein sequence MSTDDYVKHNIEFFEGKNSGPEKKLTSENYQKIADQCARLLLGFEFGTAHSTTRDDTYDTSVSSLWKHDPAPKVLDFAGGLGLVAQRISSYTSEVVGVDVSPKMVEGFNEAVLNQGITPKEMRAIVADISKPADFEKVKQEALGGFNIVFSSLSFHHLPDIDGTLEKLFDLTKSGGTILIIDFISISGEGAGEIFPDAKGHSNHSHGHDHSHHHGDPHGHSHGGEHYHVVAHHHGFSEESITKSLETAGFSNVYLSPHYVALKRTTDGISLDSNGHHPDQKLRLRIIGARK, from the coding sequence ATGTCGACTGACGATTACGTGAAACATAACATCGAGTTCTTTGAGGGCAAAAACTCGGGCCCTGAAAAGAAATTGACAAGCGAAAACTACCAGAAAATCGCAGACCAGTGCGCACGTTTGCTGCTGGGGTTCGAGTTTGGAACTGCCCATTCTACCACTCGAGACGACACCTATGACACCTCAGTGAGCTCGCTTTGGAAGCATGATCCTGCTCCCAAGGTACTTGACTTTGCTGGAGgccttggacttgttgCCCAGCGAATTTCCTCTTACACCAGCGAGGTGGTGGGCGTGGATGTGTCTCCTAAGATGGTGGAGGGCTTCAACGAGGCTGTTCTGAACCAGGGCATTACCCCCAAGGAAATGAGAGCTATTGTGGCAGACATTTCGAAACCGGCAGACTTCGAAAAGGTGAAGCAGGAGGCTCTTGGTGGATTCAACattgtcttctcctcgcTCTCCTTCCACCATCTTCCTGATATTGATGGTACCCTCgagaagctgtttgatCTGACCAAGTCCGGTGGTACGATACTGATCATTGACTTCATCTCTATTTCTGGCGAAGGCGCAGGGGAAATCTTTCCTGACGCCAAGGGACACTCCAATCACTCTCATGGCCATGATCACAGTCATCACCATGGTGATCCTCACGGCCACTCTCATGGCGGTGAGCACTATCATGTGGTCGCGCACCACCATGGCTTCTCTGAGGAATCTATCACCAAGTCTCTGGAGACTGCAGGCTTCTCAAACGTCTACCTTTCTCCCCACTATGTGGCTCTCAAACGAACCACTGATGGTATCAGCCTGGACTCAAACGGTCACCATCCCGATCAGAAGCTGCGACTGAGAATCATCGGTGCTCGAAAGTAG
- a CDS encoding uncharacterized protein (Truncated form of YALI0F19118g, weakly similar to uniprot|P38731 Saccharomyces cerevisiae YHL040c ARN1 ferrichrome-type siderophore transporter), giving the protein MKWIGTFKNCLVGGSQQQTHDAEERGSTCGSNSVKAAPTETTLIKKIFNPTIVQQKDTCVDNALGGSQEMEQITSLWNKTDLWMAWASMLLVAVAVALEVQTVSVYSTFATSDFDQMSLLSALSVVKAVMYIATRPVMAKFADVLGRFESILMSVVLFTIGFIMLAASPNIGTYFAAHIFYVFGQVGIQFMEQVFAADTSDLKNRMFFVILPNICYLFVPWCSAPITNAIIKHSTWHWGYGMWCIIVPVVSIPVLTIMFRHKMKARALGMQCGKSVRNMKETLLQFDLVGLILFTGRLCLLFLAVTLVKSSKSWTQPHVLPMIII; this is encoded by the coding sequence ATGAAGTGGATCGGTACATTCAAGAACTGCTTGGTCGGTGGAAGCCAGCAGCAAACCCACGATGCCGAAGAACGGGGATCCACATGCGGATCTAACTCTGTCAAAGCAGCTCCCACTGAGACTACATTGATAAAGAAGATCTTCAATCCCACCATCGTCCAACAGAAAGACACATGTGTCGATAATGCTCTAGGTGGATCCCAAGAGATGGAACAGATCACTTCTCTCTGGAACAAGACGGATCTTTGGATGGCCTGGGCCTCCATGCTACTAGTAGCCGTCGCGGTGGCCCTCGAAGTTCAGACAGTCTCGGTCTACTCTACATTTGCAACTTCCGACTTTGACCAGATGTCTCTGCTGTCTGCTCTCAGTGTGGTCAAAGCGGTCATGTACATTGCCACTCGGCCAGTGATGGCCAAGTTTGCCGATGTACTTGGTAGATTCGAGTCGATTCTCATGTCTGTGGTTCTCTTCACCATTGGCTTCATTATGTTGGCCGCTTCACCCAACATTGGCACCTACTTTGCTGCCCACATCTTCTACGTGTTTGGCCAGGTAGGTATCCAGTTCATGGAACAAGTTTTCGCTGCAGACACTTCCGATCTAAAAAACCGAATGTTTTTCGTCATCCTGCCCAACATCTGCTACCTCTTCGTGCCTTGGTGCTCGGCTCCCATCACCAACGCTATCATTAAACACTCCACCTGGCACTGGGGCTACGGAATGTGGTGCATCATTGTCCCTGTCGTATCCATCCCAGTCTTGACGATTATGTTCAGACATAAGATGAAAGCTCGCGCTCTTGGAATGCAGTGCGGCAAGTCTGTCCGCAACATGAAGGAGACTCTTCTTCAGTTCGATTTAGTGGGCCTCATTTTGTTCACAGGGCGTCTCTGCTTGCTATTTTTGGCTGTCACTTTAGTCAAGTCCTCCAAGTCCTGGACCCAACCCCATGTTCTTCCCATGATCATAATCTGA
- a CDS encoding uncharacterized protein (Compare to YALI0F19162g, no similarity) → MVLGLDYLKNKVVGKGESYILGFIPNIFRYISLLWGYFQVHVLTTLANQKKWRILVVQNVARGSDPSTSSYEEKFFTVWNNWILLGLYRLINGSTTLFNTTQIDKAATAVISEYYYNFSPEKTRPFAESLYILNCEIILGRRVDMTAYFKKSVSDDSQLKGGFIPNEDSKNQLLNALVLYELPRYTGVSFDDRQEALELSLAIIGALNDTKIDLIKLSETPVTWATASKKLMDIPATAQKIPHQDVVKGAPSSKGEIQWENFGFQGKDPSTDFRGSGMLGLEAFRHFYLFDPAESTKLMTQSGATDPGETWYPPALISINVVSHLRDMLVAGQLDRGFILNINGELLKRIGTLAFHENDKKKQDYFFEIRGELDREFKEVFYRLHEHLVYKFHLFWKHGVQEKKIQSVLQTDNHLKIFLEKYDANLRRGDWK, encoded by the coding sequence ATGGTACTGGGATTGGACTACCTCAAAAACAAAGTAGTGGGCAAGGGTGAGTCGTACATTCTCGGCTTCATCCCTAACATCTTCCGATACATTTCTCTTTTGTGGGGATACTTTCAGGTGCATGTTCTGACCACTCTTGCCAACCAGAAGAAGTGGCGCATTCTAGTGGTACAGAATGTAGCACGGGGGAGCGATCCCTCTACAAGTTCATACGAAGAGAAGTTCTTCACTGTATGGAATAACTGGATCCTCCTGGGCCTCTACAGGCTGATCAATGGCTCCACCACTCTCTTCAACACGACTCAGATCGACAAGGCCGCCACTGCGGTCATCTCAGAGTACTACTACAATTTCTCTCCTGAAAAGACACGCCCCTTCGCCGAGAGCCTCTACATTCTCAATTGTGAGATCATTCTGGGCCGACGAGTTGACATGACTGCATACTTCAAGAAGTCTGTGAGCGACGACTCGCAGCTCAAAGGTGGTTTCATTCCCAACGAAGACTCCAAGAACCAGCTTCTGAACGCTCTGGTGCTCTATGAACTGCCTCGATACACAGGAGTGTCGTTCGATGACCGACAGGAagctctggagctgtctCTCGCCATTATTGGAGCTCTCAATGACACCAAGATTGACCTTATCAAGCTCTCCGAGACACCTGTCACCTGGGCTACTGCTAGCAAGAAGTTGATGGATATCCCTGCTACTGCTCAAAAGATCCCGCACCAGGATGTGGTGAAGGgtgctccttcttccaagGGTGAGATCCAGTGGGAGAACTTTGGTTTCCAAGGCAAAGATCCGTCCACTGACTTTCGAGGTTCTGGAATGTTGGGCTTGGAGGCTTTTCGACACTTTTACTTGTTTGATCCCGCTGAATCTACCAAGCTGATGACACAATCCGGGGCAACAGACCCTGGTGAGACCTGGTACCCTCCTGCCCTCATCAGCATCAATGTTGTGTCCCATCTGCGAGACATGCTCGTTGCCGGACAGCTGGACCGGGGCTTCATTCTCAACATTAATGGCGAGCTCTTGAAGCGAATTGGAACCCTGGCGTTCCACGAGAatgacaagaagaagcaggacTACTTTTTCGAGATCAGAGGCGAGCTTGATCGGGAGTTCAAGGAGGTTTTCTACAGACTACACGAGCATCTTGTCTACAAgttccatctcttctggaAGCATGGTgtgcaggagaagaagattcAGAGCGTTCTGCAGACTGACAACCACCTGAAGATCTTCCTGGAGAAATACGACGCAAACCTGCGACGGGGAGACTGGAAATAA
- a CDS encoding uncharacterized protein (Truncated form of YALI0F19118g, weakly similar to uniprot|P38731 Saccharomyces cerevisiae YHL040c ARN1 ferrichrome-type siderophore transporter), protein MKDRTLITGCIFVGLYSLAFYIYYPYYYPWLLVCKGLSVTAATNTSVTFTVASTAASIGAAALIRYTKRIKPIIVAGGFVYILGLGLTYHYRQPDHSLAQFIAAQAVEGVGSGMLQSPTLVLIQSVVNHNQVVSATAIFYSSISVGTVIGDAISGSMYRQSYPKQLTEYAPFLSEADIHKMVNDVRAPLKYAWGSPERVAVIEAFNHVYRKMLYGPLVVAGVMILISFTMPNVDLDEL, encoded by the coding sequence ATGAAAGATCGAACTCTCATCACTGGATGTATCTTTGTGGGCCTCTATTCTCTTGCCTTCTACATCTACTACCCTTACTATTACCCCTGGCTCCTGGTATGCAAGGGTCTCTCAGTCACTGCTGCTACCAACACCTCTGTGACTTTTACAGTGGCCTCCACAGCTGCTTCAATCGGTGCTGCAGCTCTCATTCGTTACACCAAACGAATCAAACCTATTATTGTGGCTGGTGGCTTTGTGTACATCTTGGGACTGGGTCTGACATACCACTACCGACAGCCCGACCACTCTCTTGCTCAATTCATTGCTGCCCAGGCCGTGGAAGGAGTTGGATCCGGCATGCTGCAGTCTCCCACTCTGGTATTGATTCAGTCTGTGGTCAATCACAACCAAGTGGTATCTGCTACGGCCATCTTCTACTCTTCGATTTCAGTCGGAACGGTCATTGGAGATGCCATTTCGGGGTCCATGTATCGACAGTCATATCCGAAGCAACTGACTGAGTACGCTCCTTTTCTCAGCGAAGCAGACATTCATAAGATGGTCAATGATGTTCGAGCACCTCTCAAATACGCGTGGGGTTCTCCTGAACGAGTGGCCGTGATTGAAGCATTCAACCATGTCTACCGAAAGATGCTCTACGGTCCTCTTGTGGTTGCGGGTGTGATGATTCTCATTTCTTTCACGATGCCCAATGTCGATCTTGATGAGCTTTAG
- a CDS encoding uncharacterized protein (Compare to YALI0F19184g, similar to uniprot|P32466 Saccharomyces cerevisiae YDR345c HXT3 low-affinity hexose transporter or uniprot|P23585 Saccharomyces cerevisiae YMR011w HXT2 high- affinity hexose transporter), whose product MSTSAMTDDYPMAEVSITEETKMPEPAKKSQLLVILLCLFAAMGGFVFGYDTGTISGFINMDPFLESFGEADESGVFFLSRIRAGLIVGLFSIGAFLGTLLGGFLADKVGRKKGIVYVAMVYIVGMLIQITAFTAWYQIAIGRVIGGVGIGALSVLVPMFQSETAPQNLRGALVSSFQLFITLGIFIGFSVCYATKSRLDTGAYRIPMGLCFAWAFILLIGMCFMPESPRFLVSIGRIEEARKAMAMTNQVPLHDAVIDEELKAIENSVIREKSAGKATWKELFTGEPRMGYRLTLGILVQVLQQLCGANYFFYYGTSIFKAIGMSDSFATSMIFGGINLLSTFGGLYIVDRFCRRKCLLGGAMVMFVCFLVYSTVGFAALYPNGDTTLPARKAVGDVMILFTCIFIAAFASTWAPIAFVVVSETFPLRMRSKGMAVATGGNWMINFLVSFLTPFITSSIGFKYGYVFTACIGFAIIFVFFFIPETKGLSLEDVDELYASGVSARNSPNWVPSSKKQEVNEPKNSMTDFSESS is encoded by the coding sequence ATGTCCACTAGTGCTATGACCGACGATTATCCCATGGCTGAGGTCTCCATTActgaggagaccaagatGCCTGAGCCTGCCAAGAAAtcgcagcttcttgtcATTCTGCTCTGTCTCTTTGCCGCCATGGGCGGTTTTGTCTTTGGCTATGACACTGGTACCATTTCTGGCTTCATCAACATGGACCCTTTCCTAGAGAGCTTTGGAGAAGCCGATGAGTCTGGCGTTTTCTTTCTATCCCGAATCCGAGCTGGGCTCATTGTTGGACTCTTTTCCATTGGTGCTTTCCTTGGCACCCTTCTTGGTGGCTTCCTTGCTGACAAGGTTGGTCGAAAGAAGGGAATTGTCTATGTCGCCATGGTCTACATTGTTGGTATGCTTATCCAGATCACAGCCTTCACAGCCTGGTACCAGATTGCCATTGGTCGTGTCATCGGTGGTGTTGGTATTGGTGCACTCTCTGTGCTGGTCCCCATGTTCCAGTCAGAGACTGCTCCCCAGAATCTTCGAGGCGCTCTtgtctcttctttccagcTGTTTATTACTCTCGGCATCTTCATTGGATTTAGTGTTTGCTACGCTACCAAGTCGCGGCTCGATACCGGTGCCTACCGAATCCCCATGGGTCTTTGCTTCGCCTGGGCTTTTATCCTTCTCATTGGCATGTGCTTCATGCCAGAGTCCCCTCGGTTCCTGGTTTCAATTGGCCGCATTGAGGAGGCCCGAAAGGCTATGGCCATGACAAACCAGGTTCCTCTCCACGACGCTGTCATTGATGAGGAACTCAAGGCTATTGAGAACTCTGTCATTAGGGAAAAGAGTGCTGGTAAGGCCACATGGAAAGAACTTTTCACTGGCGAGCCCCGAATGGGCTACCGGCTTACCCTTGGTATTCTCGTCCAggttctccagcagctctgtGGTGCCAACTACTTTTTCTATTACGGAACTTCTATCTTCAAGGCCATTGGAATGTCGGATTCTTTCGCTACTTCGATGATCTTTGGCGGAATCAACCTCCTGTCTACCTTTGGAGGTCTCTACATTGTTGATCGATTCTGTCGACGAAAGTGCCTTCTTGGTGGAGCTATGGTCATGTTTGTCTGTTTCCTCGTCTATTCTACTGTCGGGTTCGCTGCTCTTTATCCCAACGGTGATACCACCCTTCCCGCCAGAAAGgctgttggtgatgtcatGATTCTGTTCACCTGTATCTTCATCGCCGCTTTCGCCTCTACGTGGGCCCCTATTGCCTTCGTCGTTGTTTCTGAGACCTTCCCTCTCAGAATGCGATCAAAGGGAATGGCTGTTGCTACTGGAGGAAACTGGATGATCAACTTCCTCGTTTCTTTCCTGACTCCCTTCATCACCAGTTCCATTGGGTTCAAGTACGGTTATGTCTTCACTGCTTGCATTGGTTTCGCCATTATctttgtcttcttcttcatccCTGAGACCAAGGGTCTGTCCCTTGAGGATGTTGACGAGCTGTACGCTTCAGGTGTCAGTGCTCGAAACTCCCCCAACTGGGTTCCTTCttccaagaagcaggaaGTCAACGAACCTAAGAACAGTATGACCGACTTCTCCGAGTCCTCTTAG
- a CDS encoding uncharacterized protein (Compare to YALI0F19228g, weakly similar to uniprot|P39105 Saccharomyces cerevisiae YMR008c PLB1 phospholipase B (lysophospholipase)), translating to MQFTPLFLHLVATLAASPGGTYEPKHVDCPPTVLVREANDTLNPKEKDYMDRRWLQTQQEHVKFMERLDIPDFNVSFLDEVPPVVMGTAFSGGGYRSMLTGAGVVAAMDARVNGSLDLGALGGLFQAMSYLVGLSSGSWLLTSLFLNDNFTVPDLQAAPNLWSLENSFWGGERMKDVQLDNPVPNPGIIDNNGTESDNSSLVIGSGLTDRLSSRLKNLVKLAPRNIVSDSIKHHWNRRPSTGGAEVVKNINLNDMLAKRPNSGIAERLRNMPPIGESISNGRRTRPSTGFADRLRNRPKTGISDRLHHRPSTGLSDRLRNRPSTGVSDTWKNRPKTGYADRLKNSQRPHFDLAQRLRNRPKTGIYDNVDKGISRIKPGLSDARKALDKHIPSKPSMGDFFNQRRRQSDLEKLLEYVSPDFLCDLDYSEFLKYLDPLYTYYHLENEIKQTLYYFLMIKEEVDLKSSAGFVTTITDYWGRALARQLLPDSRGGQGTTWSDVQITPQFMNASVPFPIMVAIGREPSESNSTYMISPLWSTLFEMTPFEFGSWNPSLNAFSDTRYLGSSLYNGTPVNNVTLEPVPSTEPVCVLGYDNAGFLAGTSSSVFNDPFENSGIDQDYIRELFTGIIDALENFNTSFWGEFFSTENSTVPETDLTWRDADYAIFSPNPFLGFDSNATTDKFSESKHLFLADGGEDGQLVPFEPLLQEQRNVDVIFAIDASSNTEDNFPDGTALRMSQERYLSEDSEQAAGISFPQLAAEFGNEPVFLGCFINSSYSVPPKGRAYSYNYRRDRPAEPNMTIPVYPPPPPFDFPNSTFDPNSTFSNVSMASRAHWRARQIPVSNGTTNDTGPIIRPRPRPRPRPSRPRPIIEDGRDYDADYPYDHTTPIGAIPVMPPTNVSTDPFVNVTVGVDKYPPLIVYIPNSYQSYWTGDSTFQVEFSTEDVAGYITNGYNLMTRQNSTVDPDWNKCVGCATILRAYQGANKTIPDFCMGCFDRYCVDSSK from the coding sequence ATGCAGTTTACGCCCTTATTCCTGCATTTGGTGGCCACTCTTGCCGCTTCCCCTGGCGGCACATATGAGCCCAAACATGTTGATTGTCCCCCAACCGTACTGGTTCGAGAGGCCAACGATACCCTCAATCCCAAAGAGAAAGACTACATGGACCGGCGATGGCTGCAGACTCAGCAAGAACATGTCAAGTTTATGGAACGTCTCGACATTCCCGACTTCAAcgtctccttcttggacgaAGTCCCCCCTGTCGTGATGGGAACTGCCTtctctggaggtggttATCGATCCATGTTGACAGGAGCAGGTGTCGTTGCTGCCATGGACGCCCGTGTAAACGGGTCTCTTGACCTTGGCGCGCTGGGTGGTCTCTTCCAAGCAATGTCCTACTTGGTGGGCTTGTCCAGTGGAAGTTGGTTGTTGACCTCTCTCTTTCTGAACGACAACTTCACTGTTCCTGACCTTCAGGCTGCTCCTAACCTCTGGAGTCTCGAGAACTCATTCTGGGGTGGAGAACGAATGAAGGACGTCCAGCTTGACAACCCCGTTCCCAACCCTGGTATTATTGATAACAACGGAACCGAGAGTGACAACAGTTCTCTTGTCATTGGATCTGGCCTGACAGATCGTCTGAGCTCTCGACTGAAGAATCTCGTCAAGCTAGCTCCTCGGAACATCGTTTCCGACTCAATCAAGCACCACTGGAATCGACGACCTTCGACCGGTGGAGCTGAGGTTGTCAAAAACATTAACCTCAACGACATGTTGGCCAAACGACCTAACTCTGGTATCGCTGAGCGTCTTCGAAACATGCCTCCAATCGGTGAGAGCATTTCCAATGGTCGGCGTACTCGTCCTAGCACTGGTTTTGCTGACCGTCTGAGAAACAGACCGAAGACTGGAATCTCTGACAGACTACACCACCGTCCCAGTACTGGACTCTCTGATCGGCTGCGAAACAGGCCCAGTACTGGCGTTTCCGACACCTGGAAGAATCGACCCAAGACTGGCTATGCTGATCGGCTCAAGAATTCTCAACGGCCCCACTTCGATCTCGCCCAACGACTCAGAAATAGACCCAAGACAGGAATATATGATAACGTCGACAAGGGGATCTCTCGAATAAAACCTGGGTTGTCTGATGCCCGAAAGGCTCTTGACAAACACATTCCTTCGAAACCTTCAATGGGTGACTTCTTTAACCAGAGAAGACGTCAGTCTGATCTCGAAAAGCTCTTGGAGTACGTTTCTCCTGACTTCCTCTGTGACCTAGACTATTCAGAGTTCCTGAAGTACCTTGACCCTCTGTATACTTATTACCACCTGGAGAATGAGATCAAGCAGACCCTGTACTACTTCCTGATGATCAAGGAAGAGGTCGACCTGAAATCCAGTGCTGGTTTTGTGACCACTATCACTGATTACTGGGGTCGAGCACTCGCCCGTCAGCTGCTTCCTGATTCTCGAGGAGGACAGGGTACTACCTGGTCCGATGTTCAAATCACACCTCAGTTCATGAACGCATCTGTGCCTTTCCCTATCATGGTTGCGATTGGTCGAGAGCCCTCCGAGTCTAACAGTACCTACATGATCTCTCCTCTTTGGTCGACTCTCTTCGAAATGACTCCCTTCGAGTTTGGATCTTGGAACCCTTCTTTAAACGCCTTCTCTGACACTCGATACCTTGGTTCATCCCTCTATAATGGGACCCCCGTCAACAATGTTACCCTTGAGCCTGTTCCCTCAACTGAGCCCGTTTGTGTCTTGGGATATGATAATGCTGGTTTCCTTGCCGGCACTTCTTCCTCTGTCTTCAATGATCCTTTCGAGAATTCGGGTATCGATCAGGACTACATTCGAGAGCTCTTTACTGGTATCATTGATGCCCTTGAGAATTTCAATACCTCTTTCTGGGGTGAATTCTTTTCTACAGAGAACAGCACTGTCCCTGAAACTGATCTTACTTGGCGGGACGCCGACTATGCCATCTTCTCACCCAACCCCTTCCTTGGGTTTGACTCTAACGCCACCACTGATAAGTTTTCTGAGTCCAAACATCTTTTCCTGGCTGATGGTGGTGAGGATGGCCAGCTGGTTCCCTTCGAGCCCCTACTTCAGGAACAGCGTAATGTTGATGTCATCTTCGCCATTGACGCGTCTTCGAACACTGAGGACAACTTCCCAGATGGAACTGCGCTGCGTATGTCACAAGAGAGATACCTTTCGGAGGATTCTGAGCAGGCGGCTGGCATATCGTTTCCCCAGCTGGCTGCAGAGTTTGGCAATGAACCTGTTTTCCTTGGATGTTTCATAAACTCGTCTTACTCGGTACCACCCAAGGGGAGAGCCTACAGCTATAACTATCGACGAGACCGTCCTGCCGAGCCCAATATGACTATTCCTGtatatcctcctcctcccccgTTCGATTTCCCTAACTCTACCTTTGATCCTAACTCCACTTTTTCAAATGTTAGTATGGCTTCCAGGGCTCACTGGAGAGCCAGACAGATTCCTGTTTCCAACGGCACTACTAATGATACGGGACCTATAATTCGCCCTCGACCTCGCCCTCGACCCCGGCCCTCACGACCCCGGCCTATCATCGAAGATGGTCGTGACTATGACGCTGACTATCCTTATGACCACACTACCCCTATTGGTGCCATTCCAGTCATGCCTCCTACAAATGTTTCCACCGACCCCTTTGTCAACGTTACTGTTGGTGTCGACAAGTACCCTCCTCTCATTGTGTATATCCCAAACAGCTACCAATCTTACTGGACCGGTGATAGTACTTTCCAGGTTGAGTTTTCCACCGAGGATGTTGCCGGCTACATTACCAACGGCTACAATCTGATGACCAGACAGAACTCCACTGTCGACCCCGACTGGAATAAGTGCGTTGGTTGTGCCACTATTCTCCGGGCTTATCAGGGAGCCAACAAGACCATCCCAGACTTTTGCATGGGATGTTTCGATCGATATTGTGTTGATTCAAGTAAATGA
- a CDS encoding uncharacterized protein (Compare to YALI0F19206g, similar to wi|NCU03369.1 Neurospora crassa NCU03369. 1 hypothetical protein) produces MSTTTTTTNPLAKTIDKLFTAPEQSEGVGARVRRAIGTHELRNLNPFIMFDHFKVPSTAGFPDHPHRGQETITYVIKGSVDHEDFTGSKGTLSAGDLQFMTAGRGIVHAEMPTAGPNGETQVVEGIQLWVDLPQHLKDCEPRYRDLKAEEIPEAHSENKDLTVKVISGQAMGVDSVKDLAYTPVWYLDYFTEANYNGKQVSQTMLAGFNSLLYVMKGSAIVDGKVVNAHNVAILSIKGDTIDFTPAPDSRIIIIGAQILDQKIVQHGPFVATSEEGIMNAFMDYQYSSNGFERAAAWESEIGKRMM; encoded by the coding sequence atgTCTACTACTACCACCACTACCAACCCCTTGGCAAAGACCATCGATAAGCTCTTCACTGCCCCCGAACAGTCTGAGGGAGTTGGTGCCCGAGTCAGACGAGCTATCGGTACCCACGAGCTACGAAACCTCAATCCCTTCATCATGTTTGACCATTTCAAAGTGCCCTCGACTGCCGGATTTCCTGACCATCCCCACCGGGGCCAGGAGACCATCACTTACGTCATTAAAGGGTCTGTTGATCATGAAGACTTCACTGGAAGCAAGGGTACTCTGAGTGCCGGTGATCTTCAGTTTATGACAGCTGGAAGAGGTATTGTTCATGCCGAGATGCCCACTGCAGGACCCAACGGCGAGACACAGGTTGTAGAGGGTATCCAGCTTTGGGTTGACCTTCCCCAACACCTCAAGGACTGTGAGCCTCGATATCGGGATTTGAAGGCTGAGGAAATTCCTGAGGCTCACTCTGAAAATAAGGATCTAACTGTCAAAGTCATCTCTGGCCAGGCCATGGGCGTCGACTCTGTCAAGGATCTCGCATACACTCCTGTCTGGTACCTGGATTACTTCACCGAAGCCAACTACAACGGCAAGCAGGTGAGCCAGACTATGCTTGCAGGCTTCAACTCTCTTCTTTATGTAATGAAGGGTTCTGCTATCGTTGATGGTAAAGTGGTCAACGCCCACAATGTCGCCATACTCTCTATCAAGGGTGACACCATTGATTTCACTCCTGCCCCTGACTCTCGAATCATCATCATTGGTGCCCAGATTCTCGACCAGAAGATTGTCCAACATGGTCCCTTTGTCGCAACTTCGGAAGAAGGCATCATGAACGCCTTTATGGACTATCAATATAGCAGCAACGGCTTCGAacgagcagctgcttgggAGTCGGAGATTGGCAAGAGGATGATGTAG